In a single window of the Pontibacter russatus genome:
- the tatC gene encoding twin-arginine translocase subunit TatC translates to MDQPYIGEEKEEPQEMSFVDHLEELRWHIIRAFASIFIFGTIAFLAKNFVFHDIILAPSRPDFLSYRVMCQVGQYLGSEGLCFDEMGFTIQSRQMSGQFTMHLLVSAILGLACAFPYAFWEIWRFVKPGLYPQERSNSQGAVFFVSVLFIMGLLFGYYVVSPISINFLAGYQVDPTILNEFDLSSYISTLTTLCLACAIMFEMPVIVFFLTKAGLVSAETMKLYRRHALIVILIVGAIITPPDVVSQLLISMPLMLLYEVSIYISQSIRKKDLKKLNENNTI, encoded by the coding sequence ATGGATCAACCATATATAGGAGAAGAAAAAGAGGAGCCGCAGGAAATGTCCTTCGTGGACCACCTGGAGGAGCTGAGATGGCACATCATCCGGGCGTTCGCCTCTATCTTTATTTTCGGGACTATCGCGTTCCTGGCAAAGAACTTCGTGTTTCACGACATCATCCTGGCTCCCTCCCGCCCCGATTTCCTGAGCTACCGGGTCATGTGCCAGGTGGGGCAGTACCTGGGTTCGGAGGGGCTTTGCTTCGACGAGATGGGCTTCACCATCCAGAGCCGGCAGATGAGCGGGCAGTTCACGATGCACCTGCTCGTGTCCGCCATCCTGGGCCTTGCCTGCGCTTTCCCCTACGCTTTCTGGGAGATATGGCGTTTCGTGAAGCCGGGCCTGTACCCGCAGGAGCGCAGCAACTCGCAGGGGGCCGTCTTCTTTGTGTCCGTCTTGTTTATCATGGGGCTGCTGTTCGGCTACTATGTGGTGTCGCCTATCTCCATCAACTTCCTGGCGGGCTATCAGGTCGACCCCACGATTCTGAACGAGTTCGACCTGTCCTCCTACATCTCCACCCTCACCACACTGTGCCTGGCCTGCGCCATTATGTTTGAGATGCCGGTCATCGTGTTCTTCCTGACCAAGGCAGGTTTGGTTTCGGCGGAGACCATGAAACTGTACCGGCGCCACGCGCTGATCGTGATCCTGATTGTGGGCGCCATCATCACTCCTCCGGACGTGGTGAGCCAGCTGCTGATCTCGATGCCGCTGATGCTGCTGTATGAGGTGAGCATTTATATCTCCCAGTCCATCCGCAAAAAGGATCTGAAGAAACTGAACGAAAACAATACCATCTAA
- a CDS encoding DEAD/DEAH box helicase, with product MEVYTTQPFQVIYSLFEHEYLGYLFESFVVQVNSKGHLTLQHQNISAKNADEFSARLDADDFKLITLIDQVQQEAVLKRFSPKRMTTVDFFLKVYDPEKGDKALQETIGHYVQGRMGKILELLRNKMTFIMGKDGEPTWRRVRIAPEKATVLFHFMRNPDNTHYFPTLKYAGQKLEFQYRNAALICYEPAWLMLNDVIYSFEKEVDGKKLQPFLNKKFIVVPRSVEENYYSKFVAPLVELFDVHAKGFDIRAEKYTPSPYLTFSEIAAAEAPVAKANGGNGDGRAERGTVLTSKILFDLSFKYGEYMVHTQTAGKRISVSMEKTAESYIFHKLIRDLSHEKTFTKELNKRALEVKNGQAVLDKSDAFAWLSNNLAELEELGFTVRQSEKSGKNYFIGEITLDVGITEKNDWFDIYGTVRFGEFEIPFIRLKNHILTKNNEFLLPNGQVAIIPEEWFTQYIELFAFSEGEDHLTLRKHHMALVNDLQEGNLATVVMSRKLEKLREFETIEDQPMPEGFVGELRPYQKAGYNWLHFVQNYKFGGCLADDMGLGKTVQTLAMLLQRKESGAGTASLLAMPTSLVYNWLNEAQKFTPSLRILTYTGTYRDKNVAQFQDYDVILTSYGIVRLDAELLKTYYFDYIILDESQAIKNPDSSTSRAVRSLKSRHRLILTGTPVENSTMDLWAQMSFINPGLLGNQHFFRKEFLKPIEKQKDEHKTRRLHALIKPFILRRHKSQVAKELPEKIEHTTFCKMTEEQEQAYEETKSYYRNKILTNLEEHGPGNTQFMLLQGLTKLRQIANHPLMTDPGYEGESGKMKEVVRMTRSVVAKGHKVLIFSQFVKHLEIIRKVLNERHITYAYLDGNTRNRQEQVERFQQDESIRVFLISLKAGGVGLNLTAADYVFILDPWWNPAVEAQAVDRAHRIGQQNKVFTYKFITKDSVEEKILALQNRKIQLVTDLISTDETIIKSLTKADIDNLLS from the coding sequence ATGGAAGTCTACACCACGCAGCCTTTTCAGGTGATTTACTCGCTCTTCGAGCATGAGTACCTGGGGTACCTGTTTGAATCCTTCGTGGTGCAGGTCAACTCAAAAGGGCACCTTACGTTGCAGCACCAGAACATCTCCGCCAAAAATGCGGACGAGTTCTCCGCGCGCCTCGACGCCGACGATTTCAAACTTATCACGCTGATAGACCAGGTGCAGCAGGAGGCAGTGCTGAAGCGCTTCTCTCCCAAGCGCATGACAACCGTTGACTTCTTCCTGAAGGTATATGACCCGGAGAAGGGCGACAAGGCGCTGCAGGAAACCATCGGCCACTATGTACAGGGGCGCATGGGCAAAATACTGGAGCTGCTCCGCAACAAGATGACCTTCATCATGGGCAAGGACGGAGAGCCCACCTGGAGGCGCGTTCGCATAGCACCAGAGAAGGCGACGGTGCTGTTTCACTTCATGCGCAACCCCGACAACACCCATTACTTCCCCACCCTGAAATACGCCGGGCAGAAGCTTGAGTTCCAGTACCGCAACGCCGCGCTTATATGCTATGAGCCTGCCTGGCTGATGCTGAACGATGTGATCTATAGCTTCGAGAAGGAGGTGGACGGGAAAAAGCTGCAGCCCTTTCTCAACAAGAAGTTTATTGTGGTGCCCCGCTCGGTGGAGGAAAATTACTACAGCAAGTTTGTGGCGCCGCTGGTGGAGTTGTTCGACGTGCATGCCAAGGGCTTCGACATCAGGGCGGAGAAATACACGCCAAGCCCTTACCTTACCTTTTCGGAGATAGCCGCCGCCGAGGCACCTGTTGCCAAAGCCAACGGCGGCAACGGCGATGGCCGGGCTGAGCGCGGAACCGTGCTTACGAGCAAGATACTTTTCGACCTGTCGTTTAAGTACGGCGAGTATATGGTGCATACCCAAACGGCGGGCAAGCGCATCAGCGTGAGCATGGAGAAAACAGCGGAGTCCTATATATTCCACAAGCTTATCCGCGACCTCAGCCACGAGAAGACCTTTACCAAAGAGCTGAACAAGCGCGCGCTGGAGGTGAAGAACGGGCAGGCGGTACTGGACAAGAGCGATGCCTTCGCGTGGCTGAGCAACAACCTGGCGGAGTTGGAAGAGTTGGGCTTTACGGTGCGGCAGTCGGAGAAGAGCGGCAAAAACTACTTTATCGGGGAGATTACGCTGGATGTAGGCATCACCGAAAAAAACGACTGGTTCGATATATATGGCACCGTGCGCTTCGGGGAGTTCGAGATTCCGTTTATCCGCCTCAAAAACCATATCCTCACCAAAAATAATGAGTTCCTGCTGCCGAACGGGCAGGTGGCCATCATCCCGGAAGAGTGGTTCACGCAGTATATCGAACTATTTGCCTTTTCGGAGGGCGAAGACCACCTGACGCTGCGGAAGCACCACATGGCGCTGGTAAACGACCTGCAGGAGGGCAACCTGGCTACCGTGGTGATGTCAAGGAAGCTGGAGAAACTGCGCGAGTTCGAAACGATTGAGGACCAGCCGATGCCGGAGGGTTTTGTGGGTGAGCTGCGGCCGTACCAGAAAGCGGGCTACAACTGGCTGCACTTTGTGCAGAACTACAAGTTCGGGGGCTGCCTGGCCGACGACATGGGCCTGGGAAAGACTGTGCAGACGCTCGCCATGCTGCTGCAGCGCAAGGAGAGCGGCGCCGGAACCGCCTCGTTGCTGGCCATGCCCACCTCGTTGGTATATAACTGGCTGAACGAGGCGCAGAAGTTCACCCCCAGCCTCCGCATCCTGACCTACACCGGCACTTACCGCGACAAAAACGTGGCGCAGTTCCAGGACTATGACGTTATCCTGACTTCCTACGGCATTGTGCGCCTCGATGCGGAGCTGCTCAAGACCTACTACTTCGACTATATCATCCTCGACGAGTCGCAGGCCATCAAAAACCCGGATTCCAGCACCTCCCGCGCCGTGCGCTCGCTAAAGTCGCGGCACCGGCTGATTCTGACGGGTACGCCGGTGGAGAACAGCACCATGGACTTGTGGGCGCAGATGTCGTTCATCAACCCCGGCCTGCTGGGCAACCAGCACTTTTTCCGGAAGGAGTTTCTGAAGCCGATTGAGAAACAGAAGGACGAGCACAAGACGCGCCGCCTGCACGCGCTCATCAAGCCGTTTATCCTGCGCCGGCACAAGTCGCAGGTGGCCAAAGAGCTGCCCGAGAAGATAGAGCACACCACCTTCTGCAAAATGACAGAGGAGCAGGAGCAGGCCTACGAGGAGACAAAATCCTACTACCGCAACAAGATTCTGACGAACCTGGAGGAGCACGGGCCGGGGAACACGCAGTTCATGCTCTTGCAGGGCCTCACCAAGCTGCGCCAGATTGCGAACCACCCGCTGATGACGGACCCCGGCTACGAAGGCGAATCGGGCAAGATGAAGGAGGTGGTGCGCATGACCCGGAGCGTGGTGGCAAAGGGGCACAAAGTGCTTATCTTCAGCCAGTTTGTGAAGCACCTCGAAATTATCCGGAAAGTGCTGAACGAGCGGCACATCACCTACGCCTACCTGGATGGCAACACCCGGAACCGGCAGGAGCAGGTGGAGCGATTTCAACAGGACGAGAGCATACGGGTTTTTCTGATTTCGCTCAAAGCTGGCGGCGTGGGCCTGAACCTGACCGCTGCAGACTATGTGTTTATCCTGGACCCGTGGTGGAACCCGGCCGTAGAGGCGCAGGCCGTGGACCGCGCCCACCGCATCGGGCAACAGAACAAGGTGTTCACCTACAAGTTCATCACCAAAGACTCCGTGGAGGAAAAGATACTGGCGCTGCAGAACCGCAAAAT
- a CDS encoding ABC transporter permease, whose translation MNVPFLIAKRYFFSRKKRNIISIISNIAMIGVAVGTAALIIVLSVFNGLEDLIREIYSSFDPDLKITAVEGKSFETDTEFMNRIRQTPGVAVVSEVIEDNALLRYNERQMVVKVKGVSENFFEQNEIDSAVVEGRSELIYNNAYHALVGRGVQYQLSIRPSNQFVPLQFMYPRNVKFNPLNPEGAFNSLNIAVGGIFAIERQYDDAYVFVPLNFAAELLEYGRRRTALEIKVEETAQVEEVKAALQQVLGDAFKIQNSDEQHTSLLRAVKVEKLFVFITFAFILGIASLNIFFSLSMLVIDKKKDIAILASMGATASTIRNIFLFEGALVAFIGAAYGLSTGMLICNLQQTFGLVSMGMATSVVEAYPVKMEVEDFVMTGLAIIVITLLVSIRPARKAAAMSVTENL comes from the coding sequence ATGAACGTCCCTTTTCTGATAGCGAAGCGATATTTTTTCTCCAGGAAGAAGAGGAACATCATCAGCATTATCTCCAACATCGCCATGATAGGGGTGGCGGTGGGCACGGCGGCGCTCATCATCGTGCTGTCTGTGTTCAACGGCCTCGAGGACCTTATCCGCGAAATCTACTCCAGCTTTGACCCCGACCTGAAGATCACCGCCGTGGAGGGCAAGTCCTTCGAGACGGACACCGAGTTTATGAACCGCATCCGGCAAACGCCGGGGGTGGCGGTGGTGTCGGAGGTGATAGAGGACAACGCCCTCTTGCGCTACAACGAGCGGCAGATGGTGGTGAAGGTAAAAGGCGTGAGCGAGAATTTCTTTGAGCAGAACGAAATCGACTCGGCGGTGGTGGAAGGCCGCAGCGAGCTGATATACAACAACGCGTACCATGCGCTGGTGGGGCGCGGCGTGCAGTACCAGCTCTCCATCAGGCCCAGCAACCAGTTTGTGCCGCTGCAGTTTATGTACCCGCGCAACGTCAAGTTCAACCCGCTGAACCCCGAGGGGGCCTTCAACAGCCTGAACATCGCGGTCGGCGGCATCTTTGCCATCGAGCGGCAGTACGACGACGCTTACGTGTTTGTGCCGCTCAACTTCGCCGCCGAGTTGCTGGAGTATGGCCGCCGCCGCACCGCCCTGGAGATAAAGGTGGAGGAGACGGCGCAGGTAGAGGAGGTAAAAGCCGCCCTGCAGCAGGTGCTGGGCGATGCGTTTAAGATACAGAACAGCGACGAGCAGCACACCAGCCTGCTGCGCGCCGTGAAGGTGGAGAAGCTGTTCGTGTTCATCACCTTTGCCTTCATCTTGGGAATAGCCTCGCTCAACATCTTCTTCTCCCTCTCCATGCTGGTCATCGACAAGAAGAAAGACATCGCCATTCTCGCCTCGATGGGAGCCACCGCCAGCACCATCCGCAATATCTTTTTGTTTGAGGGCGCGCTGGTGGCCTTTATCGGGGCCGCCTACGGCCTGTCCACAGGCATGCTGATATGCAACCTGCAGCAGACGTTCGGGCTGGTGAGCATGGGCATGGCCACCTCGGTGGTGGAGGCCTACCCGGTGAAGATGGAGGTGGAAGACTTTGTGATGACGGGACTGGCCATCATCGTCATCACGCTCCTGGTTTCCATCCGGCCCGCCCGCAAAGCCGCCGCCATGTCGGTCACAGAGAACTTATAA
- a CDS encoding agmatine deiminase family protein codes for MIRDNQTNFVYIADTLQNKYPNFSKEFVSKLNENAIGHGILPNTKDVWAVDYMPIQVSEKKFVRFSYKPDYLIQYKKWARTISDVDAICEKIGIRTIKSDIVIDGGNISRWDDKILMTTKVFIENKKMPELQLIQELKELLEINEIYFVPVEKGDWLGHIDGMARFIDSQTVLVNNYQNEEKSGYINFLTALYNSKFQWKAFPFNPYKNTEPDDATGVYLNYLEMEKILFLPIFGLLTDDEAVRRAKETFPGKKIVPVKSNEPARDNGIINCLTWNIRR; via the coding sequence ATGATAAGAGACAACCAGACGAACTTTGTTTATATAGCAGACACACTCCAGAACAAATACCCCAATTTCTCAAAAGAATTTGTTTCCAAACTAAATGAAAATGCGATTGGGCATGGTATTCTTCCTAACACTAAGGACGTTTGGGCAGTAGACTATATGCCAATTCAGGTTTCTGAAAAGAAGTTTGTAAGGTTCAGCTACAAGCCAGACTACTTAATTCAATACAAGAAGTGGGCAAGAACAATCTCGGATGTAGATGCCATCTGCGAGAAGATTGGTATTAGAACCATAAAATCTGACATAGTCATTGATGGCGGAAACATTTCAAGATGGGATGACAAAATATTAATGACCACAAAGGTCTTTATAGAAAATAAGAAAATGCCAGAACTTCAACTCATCCAGGAATTGAAGGAACTGCTCGAAATCAATGAAATATATTTTGTTCCTGTTGAAAAAGGCGATTGGCTGGGGCACATTGATGGGATGGCGAGATTTATCGATAGTCAAACTGTTTTGGTAAATAACTATCAGAATGAAGAGAAGTCAGGCTACATTAATTTTCTGACTGCCCTTTATAATTCTAAATTTCAGTGGAAAGCATTTCCTTTCAATCCTTATAAAAACACGGAGCCTGATGACGCAACAGGAGTTTACCTGAACTACCTTGAAATGGAGAAAATTTTATTTTTACCGATTTTCGGACTTTTAACAGATGATGAGGCAGTCAGGAGAGCAAAAGAGACTTTTCCAGGCAAAAAGATTGTGCCAGTCAAGAGCAATGAACCTGCCCGGGACAATGGAATAATCAACTGCCTGACGTGGAATATAAGAAGATAA
- the rbfA gene encoding 30S ribosome-binding factor RbfA produces the protein MESKRQQKFSRLIQKELADIFQREVPHLFGGAFISVSVVRVSPDLGLARVYISVLRAQNAEGLLLEVRANTKTIRHLLAQRIKNQVRIVPELAFFLDDSAEYAARIDKLFDNLEIPPAQEDDEETYPNK, from the coding sequence ATGGAAAGTAAAAGACAACAGAAGTTCTCCCGCCTGATTCAGAAAGAGTTGGCCGACATCTTCCAGCGGGAGGTGCCGCACCTGTTCGGGGGCGCCTTCATCTCGGTGAGCGTGGTGCGGGTGTCGCCGGACCTGGGCCTGGCTAGGGTATATATAAGCGTGCTGCGGGCGCAGAATGCCGAGGGGCTCCTGCTGGAGGTGCGCGCCAACACCAAAACCATCCGCCACCTGCTGGCCCAGCGCATCAAAAACCAGGTGCGCATTGTGCCGGAGCTGGCCTTCTTCCTCGACGACAGCGCCGAGTACGCCGCCCGCATCGACAAGCTGTTCGACAACCTCGAGATCCCGCCCGCGCAGGAGGACGACGAGGAGACATATCCTAACAAATAG
- the rpiB gene encoding ribose 5-phosphate isomerase B, producing MALNIAIGGDHAGYTYKDMLKAVLEELGHRVQDFGPHSGASVDYPDHVHPLAEAVEKKEADFGILICGSGNGVAITANKHRGIRAALCWLPELAQLAREHNDANVLCIPARFVSEEVAREMVRLFLSTGFEGGRHQTRVDKISGC from the coding sequence ATGGCACTGAACATTGCAATTGGCGGCGACCACGCTGGCTATACCTACAAAGACATGCTGAAGGCCGTGCTGGAAGAGCTTGGCCACCGGGTGCAGGATTTCGGCCCGCACTCCGGCGCCTCTGTTGACTACCCCGACCATGTACACCCGCTGGCCGAAGCCGTGGAAAAGAAGGAGGCGGACTTTGGCATTCTGATATGCGGCAGCGGCAACGGCGTGGCGATCACCGCCAACAAGCACCGCGGCATACGGGCGGCGCTTTGCTGGCTGCCCGAGTTGGCGCAACTGGCGCGCGAGCACAACGACGCCAACGTGCTGTGCATCCCGGCCCGCTTCGTGTCGGAGGAGGTGGCCCGCGAGATGGTGCGCCTTTTCCTCAGCACCGGCTTTGAGGGCGGCCGCCACCAGACCCGCGTGGACAAGATTTCTGGCTGCTAA
- the glyA gene encoding serine hydroxymethyltransferase → MQRDTAIFDLIAQEKARQTHGLELIASENFVSEQVMQAMGSVMTNKYAEGLPGKRYYGGCEVVDQSEQLAIDRAKELFGVEWVNVQPHSGAQANAAVMLAVLQPGDKILGFDLSHGGHLTHGSPVNFSGKLYTPSFYGVEQETGLIDFDKVVETARREQPKLIICGASAYSRDWDYRKLRAAADEVGALLLADISHPSGLIARGLLSDPFAHCHIVTTTTHKTLRGPRGGMIMLGKDFENPFGLKTPKGETRMMSSLLDGAVFPGTQGGPLEHVIAAKAVAYFEALSDDYLAYVKQVQQNAQAMAKAFLERGYDIISGGTDNHMMLIDLRSKGLTGKLAENTLVKADITINKNMVPFDDKSPFVTSGMRVGTAAVTTRGLKENDMVRIVELIDDVLTHHDNDGKISAARKDINSWMQQYPLFAY, encoded by the coding sequence ATGCAAAGAGACACCGCCATATTCGACCTGATAGCCCAGGAAAAAGCACGCCAGACGCACGGCCTTGAACTTATCGCCTCCGAGAACTTTGTCTCCGAGCAGGTGATGCAGGCCATGGGCAGCGTGATGACAAACAAGTATGCCGAGGGCCTGCCGGGCAAGCGCTACTACGGCGGCTGCGAAGTGGTGGACCAGTCGGAGCAACTGGCCATCGACCGGGCAAAGGAGCTTTTCGGGGTAGAGTGGGTGAACGTGCAGCCGCACTCGGGGGCGCAGGCAAACGCGGCCGTGATGCTGGCCGTGCTGCAGCCGGGCGACAAGATACTGGGTTTCGACCTCTCGCACGGCGGGCACCTGACGCACGGCTCGCCGGTAAACTTCTCGGGCAAGCTATATACCCCCTCCTTTTATGGGGTGGAGCAGGAAACCGGCCTGATTGACTTCGACAAAGTGGTGGAGACGGCCCGCCGCGAGCAGCCAAAGTTGATTATATGCGGGGCCTCGGCCTACAGCCGCGACTGGGATTACAGAAAGCTGCGCGCCGCCGCCGATGAAGTGGGCGCCCTGCTGCTGGCCGACATCTCCCACCCTTCCGGCCTCATTGCCCGTGGCCTGCTGAGCGACCCGTTTGCGCACTGCCATATCGTGACCACCACCACGCACAAAACGCTGCGCGGCCCGCGGGGCGGCATGATCATGCTGGGCAAAGACTTTGAGAATCCTTTTGGGCTGAAGACACCGAAAGGCGAGACGCGCATGATGTCGTCGCTGCTGGACGGTGCCGTTTTCCCCGGTACGCAGGGCGGCCCCCTGGAGCATGTCATCGCGGCTAAGGCCGTTGCCTATTTCGAGGCGCTGTCTGACGACTACCTGGCCTATGTAAAGCAGGTGCAGCAAAATGCACAGGCCATGGCCAAGGCTTTCCTGGAGCGGGGCTATGACATCATCTCCGGCGGCACCGACAACCACATGATGCTGATAGACCTGCGCTCGAAAGGGCTGACAGGCAAGCTGGCCGAGAACACACTCGTGAAAGCCGATATCACCATCAACAAGAACATGGTGCCCTTCGACGACAAATCGCCGTTCGTAACCTCGGGCATGCGCGTGGGCACGGCCGCCGTCACCACCCGCGGCCTGAAAGAAAATGACATGGTGCGCATCGTGGAATTGATAGACGATGTGCTCACCCACCACGACAACGACGGCAAAATCAGCGCGGCGCGCAAGGATATCAACAGCTGGATGCAGCAGTATCCGCTTTTTGCTTACTAA
- a CDS encoding class I SAM-dependent methyltransferase has translation MQYDPIKRVLGDVFNKTPFLRRVFFKLLDLLLLRTWHIHKELRAWAANRRDKEQHILDAGSGFGQYTYYLSGMSRKWSILAVDVKEEQISDSNRFIRAIGRHNVQFRIADLVKYRQPNSYNLILSVDVMEHILEDVEVFRNFQASLRPGGMLLISTPSDQGGSDVHGNDETSFIEEHVRDGYNIQEIQDKLKLAGFSKVQARYSYGKPGQVSWRLSMKYPMLLLNTSKLFFLLLPFYYLITFPVSFVLNWVDVNGNHASGTGLIVKAWK, from the coding sequence ATGCAGTACGACCCCATAAAGCGAGTGCTGGGCGATGTGTTCAACAAGACACCTTTCCTGCGCCGTGTGTTTTTCAAGCTCCTGGACCTGCTCCTGCTGCGCACCTGGCACATACACAAAGAGCTGCGCGCGTGGGCGGCAAACCGCCGCGACAAAGAGCAGCATATATTGGACGCGGGCTCCGGATTTGGCCAGTATACTTATTACCTGTCGGGCATGAGCCGCAAGTGGAGCATACTGGCCGTGGACGTGAAAGAGGAGCAGATATCGGACAGCAACCGCTTTATCCGGGCCATTGGCAGGCACAACGTGCAGTTCCGCATCGCAGACCTGGTGAAGTACCGGCAGCCGAACAGCTACAACCTCATCCTGTCGGTGGACGTGATGGAGCATATACTGGAGGATGTGGAGGTGTTCCGTAATTTTCAGGCGTCGCTGCGGCCCGGCGGCATGCTGCTTATCTCCACGCCATCCGACCAGGGCGGCTCCGATGTACATGGCAACGACGAGACCTCGTTTATAGAAGAGCACGTACGCGACGGCTACAACATACAGGAGATACAGGACAAACTGAAACTGGCGGGCTTCAGCAAGGTGCAGGCGCGCTACTCATACGGCAAGCCGGGGCAGGTTTCGTGGCGCCTGTCGATGAAGTACCCGATGCTGCTGCTGAACACCTCAAAGCTTTTCTTCCTGCTGCTGCCGTTCTATTACCTCATCACCTTCCCGGTAAGCTTTGTGCTGAACTGGGTGGACGTGAACGGCAACCACGCCTCCGGCACCGGCCTGATTGTGAAAGCCTGGAAGTGA